Below is a genomic region from Deltaproteobacteria bacterium.
TTCCGGGAGCAGATCCGGCTGGCGCGGAGGCGGAACCTCCCGGTGATCGTCCACGACCGGGACGCCCACGACGAGGTCCTCTCGATCCTCTCCGAGGAGAACGCCGCGGAGGTGGGCGGAATCATCCACTGCTTCTCCGGCGACCTCGCGATGGCGCGGAAGGCCGCGGCGATGAATTTCCTGATCTCGATCCCCGGAGCGATCACGTACAAGGGGTCCGAGCGGCAGGTCGAGGCGGTCCGGGGGCTCCCGCTGTCGCGCATCCTGATCGAGACCGACTGCCCGTTCCTCGCGCCGGTCCCCCACCGGGGGAAGGCGAACGAGCCGGCCTACGTTCCGCTGGTCGCCGCGAAGTTGGCGGAGATCAAGGGGGTGTCCGTCGAGGACGTGGCCCGAGAGACCACCTTGAACGCCGTTCGCCTCTTCCGGATCCCCGTGGAGGAGGAGGTCCGCGTGGTCTACCGGATCCGCGACTCCCTCTACCTCAACGTGACGAACCGGTGCACGAACGCCTGCACCTTCTGCGCGAAGCGGACCGATTACCACGTCAAGGGGCACCTGCTGAAGCTCCCGGGCGAGCCGTCGGTCGCCGAGGTCCTGTCGCTGGTCGGCGACCCGACGCGGTTCGCCGAGATCGTCTTCTGCGGTTTCGGGGAGCCGCTGCTGCGGCTTTCGGACGTGGTGGAGATCGCGGGGGAGCTGAAAAGCCGCGGGGCCCGCGTGCGGGTGAACACCGACGGGCTGGCGAACCTGGTCCACGGCCGGAACGTCCTGCCGGAGCTTGCCGGCCTGGTCGACGCGCTGTCGGTGTCGCTCAATGCCCCGGACGCGGAGACCTACGCGCGGATCTGTCCCAACCGGTACGGCGCGGCGTCGTTCCCCGCACTGCTCGACTTCCTGCGGGAGGCGCCGAACCACGTCGCGTCGGTCACCGCCACCGCGGTCGACCTTCCGGGGCTGGACACCGCCGCGGTCCGCCGCCTCGCCGAGACGATCCCCGGCGTCGACTTCCGCCTCCGCCCGTTCGACGACGTGGGGTGATGGGCGGGGGACACTCTTTCCCTTCATCCCCCATCAGATCAAGAATGTCCCCCGAAAGCGCCTGCACCTTTGCGGAACCTTCTACCCGTCGAAGAACTACCGGATACAAATCCACCTTATCCAAATAGTTCCGGGAGCAACTCACCCGACCTGCCGCGGAACGTGGCGTCGCAGATCGCGGAAACGGGCGTCTCGTCCGGGTTCACCTCGATCACCCGGGCGCCGCGCCGCTTCGCGACCGCGGCGTAGCCGGACGCGGGGGCGACGACCGCGGAGGTCCCGGCGACGATCAGCAACCCGCACCGGGAGAGCATCTCCATCGCCGCGCCGGACGGGCCGGGGGGAAGCATCTCCCCGAACCAGACCACCCCCGGGCGCAGCAGTCCGCCGCAGGCGGCGCACCGCGGGGGAAGCTCCGCGAAATCGTCCCGCTCCTCGCTTTCCGCGCCGCACCCCGTGCACCGCACCACCCAGATGCTCCCGTGGATCTCCGCCAGGCGGCGCGAACCGGCCGCACGGTGAAGGCCGTCGACGTTCTGCGTGACGAGGAGGAAGTCGGGCATCGCCGCATCGGCGGCCGCGAGCGCGGCGTGTCCCGGGTTCGGCGCGCAGCCGCGGATCTTTCGGCGGCGCCACTGGTACCACTCCCACACTTCGAGCGGGTCGGCCGCGAACGCCTCGGGAGTGGCGAGCGTCATCGGGTCCCGCCGCTTCCACAACCCTTCCGGCCCGCGGAACGTGGGAACGCCGCTCTCCGCCGACACCCCGGCGCCGGTCAGCACGCAGAGCGACCGGCACGCCCGCACCCACTCCCTCGCCGCGGCGATCGATCCGGTCACCGCAGGACCGCCCGCAACGTCTCTCCGAACCGGTCGAGGATGTCGTCCAGGTCTTCCCGCGTCACCGCCTGGGGGAGGAACAGGTAGACGACGTTTCCCAGCGGGCGGAGGAAGAGTCCGCGCCGCAGCGCCTCCCGGCGGATCTCCCGGAACAGCGGGGCGGTCCCCGGCAGCGGATCTTTCGTCCCCTTGTCCCCCACCAGCTCGAGGGCGGCCACCATCCCGATATGCCGCACGTCTCCGACGAGGGGGAGATCCGCGAGGGCGCGGACCCCTTCCGCCAGCCTGGCGCTCAGGCGCTCGACCCGGTCCACCACCTCCTCCTCCTCGAAGAGGTCGAGGGAGGCCAGCGCCGCCGCGCACCCGACCGGGTTCGCCGTGTAGGTGTGTCCGTGGTAGAACGTCTTCCCTCCGGCGGGGTCGCCGAGGAACGCCTCGAACACCCCGGCGGTGGTGAGCGTGGCCGCCATCGGAATCGTTCCGGAGGTGAGCCCCTTCGACACGCAGAGGAAGTCGGGGGAGACGCGCGCCCGCTCGCAGGCGAACATCGTCCCCGTCCGCCCGAACCCGGTGGCGACCTCGTCGACGATCAGGTGCGCCCCGTGTTCGCGGGCAAGCCGCGCCGCCTCCGAAAGGTACGGAGGCGGGTAGACGATCATCCCGCCGGCGCCCAGGAGCAGCGGTTCGAGGATCACCGCCGCGACCTTCCCCGCTCCTTCCGCGAGCGCGTCCCGGAGAGGGACGGCGCACGAGACGTCGCAGCCGGGGTACCCCTTCCCCGCCGGGCACCGGTAGCAGTTCGGCGACGGAACGCGCCGCGCGGGGAAGAGGATCGGCCGGAAGGCCGACAGGAACGCGTCGACCCCGCTCACGCTCATGCACCCCGTGGTGTCCCCGTGGTAGCCGCGGTCGAGGCAGACGAATTCCGTCTTCTCTCCACCCGCCGTGGAGCCGTTGTCCGAGAAGAACACGCGGGAGAGCCCGGGGGGGGCGACCGCGGAGAGCCGCTCGGCCAGCCGCACCGCCGGCTCGTGCGTGGCCCCCGCGAACAGCACGTGGTCGAGCCGCTCCATCTGGCGCG
It encodes:
- a CDS encoding YchF/TatD family DNA exonuclease, encoding MYFDSHAHLDLSPLSEAEEKVVARARDAGVTRIVTIGIDPESCAKAIGIAHRYPGVYAAVGLHPHDAGQGSDRTYSRLEDLSRCDKVVGIGETGLDFFRDRAPRDAQRAAFREQIRLARRRNLPVIVHDRDAHDEVLSILSEENAAEVGGIIHCFSGDLAMARKAAAMNFLISIPGAITYKGSERQVEAVRGLPLSRILIETDCPFLAPVPHRGKANEPAYVPLVAAKLAEIKGVSVEDVARETTLNAVRLFRIPVEEEVRVVYRIRDSLYLNVTNRCTNACTFCAKRTDYHVKGHLLKLPGEPSVAEVLSLVGDPTRFAEIVFCGFGEPLLRLSDVVEIAGELKSRGARVRVNTDGLANLVHGRNVLPELAGLVDALSVSLNAPDAETYARICPNRYGAASFPALLDFLREAPNHVASVTATAVDLPGLDTAAVRRLAETIPGVDFRLRPFDDVG
- a CDS encoding NAD-dependent deacylase yields the protein MTGSIAAAREWVRACRSLCVLTGAGVSAESGVPTFRGPEGLWKRRDPMTLATPEAFAADPLEVWEWYQWRRRKIRGCAPNPGHAALAAADAAMPDFLLVTQNVDGLHRAAGSRRLAEIHGSIWVVRCTGCGAESEERDDFAELPPRCAACGGLLRPGVVWFGEMLPPGPSGAAMEMLSRCGLLIVAGTSAVVAPASGYAAVAKRRGARVIEVNPDETPVSAICDATFRGRSGELLPELFG
- the bioA gene encoding adenosylmethionine--8-amino-7-oxononanoate transaminase; this encodes MRAKEWIRKDLRHCWHPYTQMSALASDPPLLVDRAEGLFLFDADGNRYYDAISSWWCVVHGHGHPRIREAVARQMERLDHVLFAGATHEPAVRLAERLSAVAPPGLSRVFFSDNGSTAGGEKTEFVCLDRGYHGDTTGCMSVSGVDAFLSAFRPILFPARRVPSPNCYRCPAGKGYPGCDVSCAVPLRDALAEGAGKVAAVILEPLLLGAGGMIVYPPPYLSEAARLAREHGAHLIVDEVATGFGRTGTMFACERARVSPDFLCVSKGLTSGTIPMAATLTTAGVFEAFLGDPAGGKTFYHGHTYTANPVGCAAALASLDLFEEEEVVDRVERLSARLAEGVRALADLPLVGDVRHIGMVAALELVGDKGTKDPLPGTAPLFREIRREALRRGLFLRPLGNVVYLFLPQAVTREDLDDILDRFGETLRAVLR